The following proteins are encoded in a genomic region of Brachionichthys hirsutus isolate HB-005 chromosome 14, CSIRO-AGI_Bhir_v1, whole genome shotgun sequence:
- the nktr gene encoding NK-tumor recognition protein encodes MGLKDRPQCYFDVELNREPVGRIVFQLFSDICPKTCKNFLSLCTGEKGTGKITGKELCYKGSTFHRVVKNFMVQGGDFAEGNGRGGESIYGGYFEDENFTLKHDRAFLLSMANRGKDTNGSQFFITTKTAPHLDGVHVVFGIIISGFEVIKRIEGLKTDSASRPYADVRVMDCGQLITKSANDVLEGKRKRASHSADSSFRSHESSSQLSTSAESGNESDEKRTHCVHKRHAKSKRSKKKRRQSKKKKKKNVLPSKQSPVERETLEGDGELEEEKEPSGKREKPVVRPEEIPPVPENRFLLRRGMPSQEAKTEIVEKEETYLSTDQKPAVSKSGRKIRGRGTMRYHTPTRSKSRSASVEEHGSSETPPHWKEEMRRTKVYQPASIERWSKGDKLNDHSSSRWDDRSGSAWSQSAGHTSDHSSERSSQLRQQRKEKKKAKRKKKAKKRKHSKKKSSKEKPQEPRLSEGESSVSSERKSRRICSSSRSSSNPHSSSLRRQRSSISLRDSRSYSRSYTSSQSRSRGRSRSYSRSRSLSRSRSRSLSRSRSRSYSRYRSRSRSRSRSRYRSRSSRKRSLSRSSRKKKASKAKPGTPIHVSEKLPESRISSVPRLHTIPVPESVPVIPMSDSPPPSRWKPGQKPWKPSYVHIQEIKAKVAANISSPGQPADSSAEKPQPSAATECLPGDSESDKAPNAAGRSRSRSSRSKSYSRSYRSSRSRSYSKSRSRSPLQYNSRSSSYSRSDSENSPKEIKKKNSPDKEVKNYSTLRRIKNVDKHTSCTNSEEAHTGSEVRAVPDCSPDVAVSKRSSSLEKSKERSVDQEMRLYRAVPVESFNARTEWDSDSDKLSNSASLSKTQSKAVQSGEGLDQKLSANTGWNSESDSENLTALTFAISEKEEGEASSESECETSRKSSQTMTALACKIAAVTAAVSAAVTAASTESEKSPEKATEPEKHKSKKKAKRKHKRKRRSERKSSSHHSKDKGKRSKRKHQKLKETFHWQPPLEFGEEEEEDESKRENSPSKVVKERPGVDVAIAKTQHSASSHNPRRDEDKGKQRGRHGEPHAQPSSRNGANLASVKDHDSLDDMDICTPEHDVEIVEPPVLDEPYGNVPDLSVRSTAQSLDAAGKALPHVKEEPSGTSEDAAGRPGAAVNFKWKPLKGMSALQNVNAPPAVAKTVQLQENTTPNTPGVRMEIKSKSRVRPGSLFDEVRKTARLNQRPRNQESSSEESSPSVGKTRAASRSPKQSRSVTRKSRSNSSHQSRSYSRSRSRSRSSSYSSRSRSRSRRRRGRRRSRSRSSAYRSYRTHSRTYSRSHSRGRSYHHRRSRSESYGSYSSRSCSASRRRGRRRSHSYRSSDRRSRSYRSSSRSSSRHRSSSRDS; translated from the exons AGTCCACGTCGTCTTCGGCATCATCATATCTGGATTTGAAGTGATTAAGAGGATCGAGGGGCTGAAGACCGATTCCGCCAGCAGACCCTACGCTGACGTGAGAGTGATGGACTGCGGGCAACTTATCACCAAGTCCGCTAATGATG TACTTGAAGGCAAGAGGAAACGAGCTTCCCATTCTGCTGACTCATCCTTCCGATCCCATGAATCGTCCTCTCAGTTGTCTACTTCTGCCGAGTCTGGCAATGAATCGGACGAGAAGCGCACGCATTGCGTGCACAAGAGACATGCAAAGAGTAAACGGTCCAAGAAGAAACGGAGGcaatcaaagaagaagaagaagaagaatgttctGCCCTCCAAGCAAAG TCCTGTGGAAAGAGAGACGCTGGAGGGGGACGgtgagctggaggaagagaaggagccCAGTGGAAAGAGGGAAAAGCCGGTCGTCCGGCCAGAGGAAATCCCGCCAGTGCCAGAGAACCGCTTTTTGCTGCGACGGGGCATGCCATCACAGGAAGCTAAAACGGAGAT AgttgaaaaagaagaaacgtATCTTTCAACTGACCAGAAACCCGCCGTCTCCAAGTCTGGACGGAAGATCAGAGGCAGAGGAACAATG AGATATCACACCCCTACAAGATCCAAATCCCGATCTGCCTCTGTGGAAGAACACGGAAGCAGTGAAACTCCGCCGCACTGGAAAGAAGAGATGAGGAGAACCAAAGTTTATCAGCCAGCGAGCATCGAGAGATGGAGCAAAGGGGACAA ATTGAATGACCATTCCTCAAGCAGATGGGATGACAGAAGCGGGTCTGCTTGGTCCCAGTCTGCAGGACACACTTCAGACCACAGCTCTGAGAGATCCAGCCAGCTGCGCcaacagaggaaggagaagaagaaagccaaACGCAAGAAGAAGGCCAAAAAACGGAAGCATAGTAAGAAGAAGAGCTCCAAGGAAAAACCGCAAGAGCCTCGCCTGTCAGAGGGTGAAAGTTCCGTGTCTTcagaaagaaaatcaagaaGGATCTGCTCTTCCTCCCGGTCATCTTCAAATCCACATTCGTCGAGTTTAAGGAGACAGCGGTCCTCAATTTCTTTACGAGACTCGAGGTCCTACTCGAGATCTTACACGTCCAGTCAGTCCAGATCTAGAGGGAGATCCAGGTCTTATTCAAGATCCAGAAGCCTCTCTAGGTCTAGAAGTAGATCTTTGTCCAGATCCCGATCTCGGTCCTATTCTCGATACCGATCTAGATCCAGGTCGAGATCGAGATCCAGGTACAGATCTCGGTCTTCTAGAAAAAGGAGTTTATCCAGATCTTCAAGAAAGAAGAAAGCTAGCAAGGCCAAACCAGGCACGCCGATCCACGTGTCTGAGAAGCTTCCAGAGAGCAGAATCAGCTCTGTTCCCCGACTTCACACAATCCCAGTTCCCGAAAGTGTTCCCGTCATCCCAATGAGCGACAGTCCTCCCCCATCACGCTGGAAACCTGGTCAAAAGCCCTGGAAGCCCTCCTACGTCCATATTCAGGAAATTAAAGCAAAAGTAGCGGCTAACATTTCCTCCCCCGGGCAGCCGGCTGATAGCAGTGCAGAAAAACCGCAGCCTTCAGCTGCAACCGAGTGTCTGCCTGGCGACTCTGAAAGTGACAAAGCGCCAAACGCTGCTGGGCGTTCACGCAGCAGATCCTCCAGAAGCAAGTCCTACAGCCGTTCATACAGAAGCTCGAGGAGCAGAAGTTACAGCaagtccaggtccaggtctcCTCTCCAGTACAACAGCAGGTCTTCTTCCTACAGCAGGTCAGACTCTGAAAACTCCCCTAAAGAAATTAAGAAGAAGAATTCACCGGATAAGGAAGTGAAGAATTACAGCACTCTACGGAGGATAAAAAATGTAGACAAGCACACTTCATGTACCAATAGTGAAGAAGCGCACactgggtcagaggtcagggcgGTCCCTGATTGTAGTCCGGATGTCGCTGTTTCCAAGAGGAGTAGCTCTTTGGAAAAGTCGAAAGAGAGAAGCGTGGATCAAGAGATGAGACTTTACAGGGCAGTGCCAGTGGAGAGCTTCAATGCCAGGACCGAGTGGGATAGCGACAGCGATAAATTGAGCAACTCAGCCAGCCTGTCAAAAACGCAGAGCAAAGCAGTTCAGTCTGGTGAAGGGCTCGACCAGAAATTATCTGCTAACACCGGATGGAATTCAGAAAGCGACTCTGAAAATCTAACAGCTCTGACGTTTGCCATATCCGAAAAAGAGGAAGGCGAGGCCAGTTCAGAATCTGAATGCGAGACTTCGAGAAAGTCGTCTCAGACGATGACGGCTCTGGCTTGTAAGATCGCTGCCGTTACAGCCGCTGTTAGCGCTGCCGTCACGGCCGCTTCTACCGAGTCGGAGAAAAGTCCCGAGAAAGCCACCGAGCCCGAAAAGcacaagagcaagaagaagGCCAAGCGTAAGCATAAACGCAAGAGACGAAGTGAGCGCAAAAGCAGTTCCCACCACAGTAAGGACAAAGGAAAGAGATCCAAGAGGAAACATCAGAAGCTTAAAGAGACGTTTCACTGGCAGCCACCCTTAGAgtttggagaggaggaggaagaggacgaatcAAAACGAGAGAATAGTCCCAGTAAAGTCGTCAAAGAGAGGCCTGGCGTGGACGTTGCGATTGCAAAGACTCAACATTCAGCCTCTTCACACAATCCCAGGAGGGACGAAGACAAGggaaagcagagaggaagacacGGGGAGCCTCATGCTCAGCCATCCAGCAGGAACGGTGCTAATTTAGCCAGCGTCAAAGACCACGATTCATTAGACGATATGGACATTTGTACCCCTGAGCACGACGTGGAGATTGTAGAACCTCCAGTTCTGGACGAGCCTTATGGTAATGTCCCTGATTTATCTGTGAGATCTACCGCACAGTCTCTAGATGCGGCCGGCAAAGCGTTGCCGCATGTCAAAGAAGAGCCTTCCGGTACTTCTGAAGACGCCGCCGGCAGACCTGGTGCTGCGGTCAATTTCAAATGGAAGCCTTTGAAAGGAATGTCGGCGCTACAGAATGTGAACGCACCCCCCGCCGTCGCAAAGACCGTCCAACTCCAAGAGAACACGACCCCGAACACGCCGGGAGTACGAATGGAGATTAAGAGCAAGAGCCGGGTCCGACCAGGATCCTTGTTTGATGAGGTCCGTAAGACCGCGCGTCTCAACCAGAGGCCGAGAAACCAAGAGAGCTCCAGCGAGGAGAGTTCCCCCTCTGTGGGCAAGACCAGGGCCGCCTCCCGCTCTCCGAAGCAGTCCAGGTCGGTGACGCGGAAGTCTCGCTCCAATTCCAGCCACCAGTCCCGTTCGTACAGCAGGTCCAGGAGTCGGTCCCGCAGCTCCAGTTACTCCTCCAG gagccGCAGCAGGAGTCGGAGGAGGCGTGGAAGAAGAAGGTCTCGCTCCCGTAGCAGCGCATATCGGAGTTACAGGACTCACAG tcgGACGTACAGTAGGAGTCACTCCAGAGGTCGCTCGTATCACCATCGGAGATCCAG GTCGGAGTCTTACGGGAGTTATTCCAGTAGGAGTTGTAGCGCGAGCAGAAGACGAGGCCGCCGCCGGAGTCACAGCTACAGGAGCTCAGACCGCAGATCCCG GTCGTACCGCTCCTCCAGTCGCAGCTCCTCTCGGCACAGGAGCAGCAGTCGCGACAGCTGA
- the zbtb47b gene encoding zinc finger and BTB domain-containing protein 47 — MLVVEKTTDFPSAEFSLVEDVALHFTCLMDRLNEQRLFQPDLCDIDIVLVRQHSTFPAHKGVLAAYSPFFHSLFTQSKQLRRVDLSLDALTSQGLQQILNFIYTSKLLVSGRTVRDVLNAATLLQMSDIAASCHDLISSHSLRTACVDMAKQEGLSGGDPAAVETPPSRLYLEIKQESELGRGYKREGGRTAPQQKQYYQKEGGSVGGASPGVAALCTVESNGEESKDTFNRDQIIVEVNLNNQTLNVSKGSEGKAATATEIATIFSRCHADDRDSEDDDDENGAENDDTVGEDDDDDDDFRRGCILGQSSEEEEEEDDEEEEEEENSLNIPGLEQPTVMDRPRRGTRAFTPAGSTVSLRQTLAEATLANQRQGGKRKQDAEGAGQKVRLEEKQHFPCKKCPRIFNNRWYLEKHMNVTHNRMQICSNCGKRFLLESELLLHQQTDCEKSIQCVTCSKAFKKLWSLHEHNKIVHGYAEKRFSCEICEKKFYTMAHVRKHMVAHTKDMPFTCETCGKSFKRSMSLKVHSLQHSGEKPFKCENCSERFQYKYQLRSHMSIHIGHKQFMCQWCGKDFNMKQYFDEHMKTHTGEKPYICEICGKSFTSRPNMKRHRRTHTGEKPYPCEVCGQRFRFSNMLKAHREKCFHVSAPVGPAQPLASPAADSGQMRLGAALPAPTVSPRPLHGTQLSLPLLHSMGGLPPTPHLPPPPPLFSAGRMNSNN, encoded by the exons ATG ctcGTAGTGGAGAAGACCACTGACTTCCCCTCTGCTGAGTTCTCTCTGGTGGAGGATGTGGCTCTGCACTTCACTTGTTTGATGGACAGGCTGAACGAGCAGCGCCTCTTCCAGCCTGACCTTTGCGACATCGACATCGTTCTGGTGCGTCAGCACAGCACCTTCCCGGCCCACAAGGGGGTGCTGGCGGCCTACAGCCCTTTCTTCCACTCTCTTTTCACCCAAAGCAAACAACTGCGGCGGGTTGACCTGTCGCTGGACGCGCTGACCTCGCAGGGCCTGCAGCAGATCCTCAACTTCATTTACACCTCCAAGCTGCTGGTGAGCGGCCGCACTGTCCGCGACGTGCTCAACGCCGCCACCCTGCTGCAGATGAGTGACATCGCAGCTTCCTGTCACGACCTCATCAGCAGCCACTCGTTGAGAACCGCCTGCGTAGATATGGCCAAGCAGGAAGGTCTGAGCGGCGGTGACCCCGCTGCTGTAGAGACGCCCCCGAGCCGGCTGTACCTGGAGATCAAACAGGAGTCCGAACTGGGGAGGGGGTACAAGAGGGAAGGCGGCAGGACGGCCCCTCAGCAGAAGCAGTATTACCAGAAGGAGGGCGGGTCTGTGGGTGGGGCTAGCCCAGGCGTGGCTGCTTTGTGCACTGTTGAGAGCAATGGAGAAGAGTCCAAGGACACCTTCAACAGAGACCAGATCATTGTTGAAGTCAACCTCAACAACCAGACCCTCAACGTGTCAAAGGGGTCAGAAGGAAAGGCGGCGACCGCCACGGAGATAGCCACCATCTTTAGCCGTTGCCATGCCGATGACAGGGATtcggaggatgatgatgatgagaatggGGCAGAGAATGATGATACAGTtggagaagatgatgatgatgatgatgactttaGGAGGGGGTGCATACTGGGGCagagcagtgaggaggaggaggaggaagatgatgaggaggaggaggaagaagagaattCCCTGAACATTCCAGGTTTGGAGCAGCCCACCGTGATGGATCGTCCACGTCGGGGCACCAGAGCCTTTACCCCGGCTGGATCTACGGTCTCTCTGCGGCAGACACTCGCAGAGGCCACGCTAGCCAACCAGCGGCAGGGCGGGAAGAGGAAGCAGGACGCTGAGGGCGCGGGCCAGAAGGTgaggctggaggagaagcaACATTTCCCGTGTAAGAAATGCCCTCGCATCTTCAACAACCGCTGGTACCTGGAAAAACACATGAACGTCACGCACAACCGCATGCAGATCTGCAGCAACTGTGGGAAGCGCTTCCTGCTGGAGAGCGAActgctgctgcatcaacagacggACTGCGAGAAGAGCATCCAG TGTGTAACATGCAGCAAGGCCTTCAAAAAGCTGTGGTCATTACACGAGCATAATAAGATCGTCCACGGCTACGCCGAGAAGAGGTTCTCGTGTGAGATCTGTGAGAAAAAGTTTTACACCATGGCTCACGTCAGGAAGCACATGGTTG ccCATACAAAGGACATGCCGTTTACCTGTGAGACGTGTGGGAAGTCGTTCAAGCGCAGCATGTCCCTGAAAGTTCACTCACTGCAGCACTCGGGAGAGAAACCCTTCAAGTGTGAG AACTGTAGCGAGCGCTTCCAGTACAAATACCAGCTGCGTTCCCACATGAGCATCCACATCGGACACAAGCAGTTCATGTGCCAGTGGTGCGGAAAGGACTTCAACATGAAGCAGTACTTTGATGAACACATGAAGACTCACACTG GAGAGAAACCCTACATTTGTGAGATCTGCGGGAAGAGCTTCACGAGCCGCCCGAACATGAAGCGCCACCGCCGCACCCACACGGGAGAGAAGCCCTACCCCTGCGAGGTGTGTGGTCAGCGCTTCCGCTTCTCCAACATGCTCAAGGCACACCGGGAAAAATGCTTCCATGTCAGCGCCCCCGTCGGCCCGGCCCAGCCTCTGGCCTCTCCCGCTGCGGACTCCGGTCAGATGCGGCTGGGGGCGGCGCTCCCTGCCCCGACAGTGAGCCCACGTCCCCTCCATGGAACGCAGCTGTCACTCCCCCTGCTACACTCCATGGGAGGGCTGCCTCCCACTCCTCATTtacctccaccacctcccctGTTCTCTGCCGGTAGGATGAACTCCAACAACTAA